In Chloroflexota bacterium, one DNA window encodes the following:
- a CDS encoding beta-lactamase family protein, which yields MNVATPESVGLLSERLDRIRPVLQSYIDHHIIAGAITVVARHGKVAYRECLGMMDAEASKPMREDAIFRIYSMTKPITSTALMMLVEQGRLLLSDPLAKYLPAFKDIRVYTGRDVTGGIITTPAERLITVHDLLIHTAGLGYGLFDDHPIEDLFRASGIFSPILRLQVGLDEMATRIAALPLANQPGARFRYSIATDLLGYLVQLIADMPFDVYLAEKIFRPLGMNDTGFFVPSNKVERLCACYQPDAENRYVLIDSPTTSAWLRADVAPSGGAGLVSTAADYLRFGQMLLNGGELDGVRIVGRKTLSLMTTNHLPASLLPPLVGADAQPGDGFGLGFNMRTGNEAGTLGSIGMYGWDGAADTRFRVDPAEDLVYLYMAQSYFGAEPIATVCQNLVYQSIVD from the coding sequence ATGAACGTCGCAACACCGGAATCCGTCGGCCTATTGTCGGAGCGGCTCGACCGTATCCGCCCGGTGCTCCAATCCTACATTGACCACCATATCATTGCGGGTGCGATCACGGTGGTCGCGCGACACGGCAAAGTAGCGTATCGCGAGTGTCTCGGCATGATGGACGCCGAAGCGAGCAAGCCGATGCGCGAGGACGCGATCTTTCGCATCTATTCGATGACGAAACCGATAACGAGCACTGCCCTGATGATGCTCGTCGAGCAAGGCCGCCTCCTCTTGTCTGACCCACTCGCCAAGTACCTCCCGGCATTCAAAGACATTCGTGTCTATACCGGCCGAGACGTTACTGGCGGCATTATAACAACACCCGCAGAACGGCTAATCACGGTTCACGACCTGTTGATACACACGGCTGGACTCGGCTACGGCCTGTTTGACGATCACCCGATAGAAGACCTGTTCCGTGCGTCGGGCATCTTCTCTCCGATACTTCGCCTGCAGGTCGGACTTGATGAAATGGCGACACGAATTGCAGCTTTACCGTTAGCCAACCAACCCGGCGCACGCTTCCGATACAGCATCGCCACCGACCTGCTCGGCTATCTCGTGCAACTCATCGCGGACATGCCATTTGATGTCTATCTGGCGGAAAAGATCTTCCGGCCACTGGGTATGAACGACACCGGCTTCTTCGTCCCATCCAACAAAGTGGAGCGGTTATGCGCGTGTTACCAGCCCGATGCAGAAAACCGCTATGTGCTGATTGACAGCCCTACCACAAGCGCATGGCTGCGAGCGGACGTTGCACCGTCTGGCGGCGCCGGCCTGGTGTCGACAGCGGCGGACTACCTGCGATTCGGGCAGATGCTGCTCAACGGTGGCGAATTGGACGGAGTGCGGATCGTTGGTCGCAAGACGCTGTCACTTATGACAACCAATCATCTTCCCGCGTCACTGCTACCGCCTTTGGTGGGCGCGGATGCTCAGCCGGGAGATGGATTCGGACTCGGTTTTAACATGCGCACAGGAAACGAAGCCGGTACGCTCGGCTCAATCGGCATGTATGGCTGGGACGGCGCAGCGGACACGCGTTTCCGTGTTGACCCAGCAGAGGACCTCGTCTACCTGTACATGGCGCAATCGTACTTTGGTGCGGAGCCGATTGCGACAGTCTGCCAGAACCTGGTGTATCAGTCGATAGTCGACTAG